In Pantoea agglomerans, the genomic stretch AAGCACACCCGCTACGGCAAATACGTTTACGCCATCGGCGGCAATATGACGTCGGCCAAAGTCTCCGGCATCAACGTTAATAAATATCTGGTGATTGTCTATACCATCGCCGGCGCGCTCTCCGGCCTGGCGGGCGTGGTGCTGGCGGCGCGCGTCAGCAGCGGCCAGTCGAGCATGGGGATGTCCTATGAGCTGGACGCCATCGCCGCGGCGGTTATCGGCGGCAGCAGCCTGATGGGCGGCGTCGGGCGCATTACCGGCACCCTGATTGGTGCAGTGATTCTGGGCCTGATCAAAAGCGGCTTTACCTTTGTCGGCGTCGACGCCTACGTCCAGGACATTATCAAGGGGATTATTATTGTGGCCGCGGTCGCTATTGATATGCATCGCAACCGTAAAAAACGCTGATCTTTCCATTGCCTGGCCTGCCCGCGCCCGAACAGCCGGGCAGGCCTGTTTCTCGCGCTGAATAAGTTTTCCTGCTGGATACCCCGCTTTTTCCTGCTTCCCGACGTGTTATCGCCCCTGTTCCGCGTCAGGTCATCACTTTTATGCACGTCTGGCTCGCACGGGCTGCACCAGCAGAGTGCAGTCGCGGTCACGCGCTGCGCTGACGCGCCATTCCCGCTTCTTATTAACTCTTAATGGGTAATCAGAAAGGCTTATTTTTCGGGTTGTTAGGATTTTTCTGCAGCGCAGAGCGCGGGCCTTCAGGAAAAGTGGCCTGCTAATTGCAATTTGTTTATTACCAGGCCAGCAGGCCACAAGAACAGATGTTATTGGCATTCGGGGAATGTGACGGAGGCAAGATGAACTTAAGACGACTGAAGTACTTTGTGAAAATCGTCGATATTGGCAGTTTGACGCAGGCGGCTGAAGTGCTGCACATCGCGCAACCTGCGCTCAGTCAACAGGTCGCCACGCTGGAGAACGAGCTGGATCAGCAGCTGCTGATTCGCACCAAGCGCGGCGTGACGCCGACCGAAGCCGGTAAGATACTCTATGCGCATGCGCGTACGATTTTGCGGCAGTGCGAACAGGCGCAGACGGCGGTGGTTAACGCCGGACAGGCGCTGAGCGGTCAGGTTTCCATCGGGATGGCGCCGGGTACGGCGGCCTCATCGCTGACTATGCCGCTGCTGCAAACGGTGCGCGAGCAGCACCCGGAGATTCTGGTTTATCTGCATGAAAACAGCGGCAGTTCGCTGAATGAAAAGGTGATGAGCGGCCAGCTGGATATGGCGGTGCTTTACGATCGCGCGCCGACGGCGGGCATCACCAGCCTGCCGCTGATGAAAGAGGAGCTTTATCTGGTCGGCGCCACCGACTGTCCCGGCGGATCGGTAGATTTAGCCGAGGTGGCGCAGATGAGCCTGTTCCTGCCGCGCGACTACAGCGCCGTGCGCAAGCGGGTCGACGAAGCCTTTTCGCTGCGTCGTCTGAGCGCGCGCATTATCGGCGAGATTGAATCGCTGTCGATGCTGACCGCCGCCGTTGCCAGCGGTATGGGCGTCACGGTGCTACCGGAGTCCGCTGCGCGCGCGCTGGTGGGATCGACCCAGGCCTGGATGGCGCGCATCAACAGTCCGGCGCTGAATCTGCCGCTGTCGCTGAACGTGTCGGCGCGTCTGCCGCTCTCGCCGTCCGCGCAGGCGGTAAAGGATATTTTGCTGTCGCTGCTGAATAAGCCGATGGCGGAAGAGCGGGCGCTGCTGCTGGTGAGCTAAGTCGGGTTAGCGGTCCTGCGGGGCCGCTTTTGGCTGCTGCGCCGTCGGGCAGGTTAACGGATAGTGAGTGACCCGGTTATAGCGCAGCCAACTGCCTTAATAAGTTGCTCGCTCATTCCATGCGTCGGTGAAGACAATATTTCCGTCGCAATGCTTCCAGGTAATTTTCTCATAGCGTAAGAGAACCGTTTCGAGATGCGTGCCGGTCTGCGCACCGGGATAGAGATCGGGCGTTATGGCGATCAGCTTTACGCCCTGAAGAATAATATTAAAATATTCCTGCTCTCTACCCGCCTCGTTAATCTGATACATTTTAATCGTCGCGGAGTGGAGCGTTTTACCCGTGCTTAACGCGCGAAAGAGCAGGGGGGTAACGCGATCGAACTCCTTCTGAAACATAATCGGCATATGAACGCGCGTTCCTGTTAATCTTCCGGTGTTGCCATTGACAGGAATGTTGACGTTGTGGGTAAAGGATTTTAGCTCAATCGCCCCTTCACGGCCTGACACAAGCGACGGCCCAACTATTGGCGATCCATTTTCATCGGTTAACCACAGGTAAGCTGGATTAGACATAAAATTCCCTTTTTAAGTGATTATTTATCGTATTTATCAAACCGGCCAAAAAAAACGGGATGGATGACAATAAGTATAATGACCGATATTACCGTAAGTATGAGCCAGTAATCTGGGAGGAAATAGATAAAAAGAGAGGCCCATGCAAAAATCCATACGGGAAAGAGGATTTCTGTAAATAATATCGATAACAAGCTCTTAAACATGAAATGCTTCCTTTACATAGCTGTAAAATCCATCGAAGTCATTCTGAAATTGTATTTGATATTTTTTGATTAATTATGAAAGCACTGGCTCAATAAAGTAATACAACATTTCAATTTCTGCCTGATAGAGTATCCTGTAATATTCGGCATCAAGTGCCTTTAGCTGACGGGCCGCAAGGGCGCATTTTTGATCGGTACCGATAAGCTGGAACGTAATGACAATGGCGGGTATTCGGCGCGCCAGGCGCTCAACGACAGTTTGCGATACTAAATCAGACGCAGCCAGCGCTTTGGCAAGCGCCAGGGCTAATGCAAGACGCGTCGCTCTGCCTGTCGGGATATAGTTAGCAACTTCCGTTATTTTTGACGTTACGTTCCGGATGCGACCTGATTTGTTGCCAGCGTTGCTGTCGTTAATAAGCATTTCAAAATAGAGCCGAAACATGTGAGCAATCACGTTACGATGGCGGAAAACAGAAAGAATCGAAAGGTGCATTCTTTTTTCTTCTGAAATCAATTCGCGACAAACCTCATGATAGTCAGGAACAAGGCAGGACGAATACCAGCTCACCCTTTCAACCCCTGCATAAATATCTGACCCAATACCCTTCATCGCCTTCCATGTATAGGTCACGCCCTGTTGCGCATAAAGCGCCAGCAGCCTCTCGCTCTGCAACTTCATCTTTAAAACCTCGGAAGCCTGCATAGAATATCCCTGCTTTTTGTAATGTTATAAGGGTATTCGCTGACGCGTGCTGCCTTCAAGGCGTTCTGGCCGTGGGGCTTTCATTTTGTGAACCCGCTAGCGCTAAACAACAATACCGCTGCCCCATAACGCGCGTACCTGTTGCTATATATTCCCTGTGCGCATAAGGACAAAGTTTTTATTATTTGTTGATATCAATAAACCTTCTTACCATCGAAGTTAACAATTTCGTAAAGGGAGGTAAATATCGTGAATTTCCAGCAACTTAAAATCATCCGTGAGGCTGCGCGCTGCGAGTTCAATCTGACGGAAGTGGCAAACACGCTATTTACCTCGCAGTCAGGCGTGAGCCGCCATATCCGCGATCTGGAAGATGAGCTGGGCGTTGAGATTTTTATCCGCCGCGGCAAGCGCCTGCTGGGCATGACGGAACCGGGTAAAGCGCTGCTGACCATTGCCGAACGCATCCTCGACGAGGCGGGAAAAGTACGCCGCCTGGCGGATGTCTTTACCAACGAAACCAGCGGCATTCTCACTATCGCCACCACCCACACTCAGGCGCGCTACAGCCTGCCGCGGGTCATCAAAGCGTTTCGTCAGCTCTATCCTAACGTGCGTCTGGAGCTTAACCAGGGATCGCCGCAGGAGATCGTTGCCATGCTGTTGGCAGGCGAAGCGGACGTTGGTATCGCCAGCGAACTGCTGGTGAACAATCCCAGCCTGGCGGCCTTTCCCTGGTTCAGCTGGCACCATGCGCTGCTGGTACCCAGCGATCACGAACTGGTGCAGCAGCAGCCGGTTTCGCTCGGCACGCTGAGCCGCTATCCGCTGATAACCTATCGCCAGGGCATTACCGGGCGCTCGCGCGTCGATCGTGCCTTTCAGGCCGCTGGCCTCAAGCCGGATATCGTGCTGAGCGCGCAGGATTCAGACGTGGTGAAAACCTATGTCGAACTGGGCCTCGGCGTCGGCATCCTTGCCGATCAGGCGTGCGACATTCAGCCGGAAGAGTCGCTGGTGCGCATCGACGCGCGCCATCTGTTTGACGCCAATACCGTCTGGCTTGGCCTGAAGCGCGGCCAGCTGCAGCGCAACTATGTGTGGCAGTTCATGGAGCTGTGCAACGCCAACCTGTCGCTGGAGGAGATCAAACGTCAGGCGCTCTCTTATCAAAGCGTAGAAGAGCCGGCGATCGACTTTCAGATCTAATCCGGCAGCGACTCGACGATGGCCAGCTGCAGGCCATCCCAGCCTTTGCTGCCGACGGTTTGCAGCGCGGTAGCCGTCAGGTGCGGACTCTCGCCGACGTCGCGCAGGTACTGCCGTAGCCCCTGTACGTTTTCATCTGCGGACTGCGAATCGACGATCCGTCCGCTGCGCACCACGTTATCGCCAATAATCACGCTGCCGACGCGCGCCAGCTGCAGCGCCCAGCGCAGGTAGTGTGGATTATTGCGCTTGTCCGCATCGATAAAGATCATATCGAACGGCCCCTGCAGCTGCGGCAGGCTCTCCAGCGCCGGCCCCACCAGAAGCTCAACTTTATCGGTTACGCCCGCCTCGGCGAAATTCTCGCGCGCCACCTGCGCATGCTGCGGCGAAAACTCCAGCGTCACGATTTTGCCGTTCTTCGGCAGGGCGCGCGCCAGCCACAGCGTGCTGTAGCCGCCCAGAGTGCCGATCTCCAGAATGCGTGAGGCGTTCATCATGCGCGCCAGCAGGTAGAGCAGCTTGCCCTGGTTGGCCGCTACGTCGATCGGCGGCAGACCGGCGGCGGCGTTACGTGCCAGCACCGACGCCAGCGTCGCATCGGGTTTGACCAGCGTCTGGATAAAGTAATCATCCACCGCTCGCCACATATGATCGCTCATGGTTATCTCCTTGTTTAAAAACTGAGCATAGCAGCCGTGCGGCATAAAATTTTCTTTCCGCGCGCAAAACTCGCTGTTTAAGGTTTCTGCCCGGTAAGAAAAACATCCTGCGCTGAGACGACGCGATAGAGTGGAATCAAACCGAGCAAAAAGGGGAGTGAGATGTCGCGTCTTCAACTAAAAGATTCCAGTCTGCTGCGCCAGCAGGCGCTGTTTGACGGCCGCTGGCAGGATGCACGCAACGGCGAAACCTTGCCGGTGGTCGATCCCGCCACGCGTGAAACGCTGGCGACCATTCCGGCGCTGGGCCGTGCAGAGACGGAAGCGGCCATCGCCTGCGCCGACGCGGTGCGCATCGCCTGGGGCAAAACCCCCAACGCCAGCCGCGCCGCGCTGCTGGAGAAGTGGCACCAGCTGATCCTCGATAACGCCGAGGATCTGGCGACCATTATGACCGCCGAGCAGGGCAAGCCGCTGGCGGAGGCGAAAGGCGAGGTGCTGTACGGCGCCAGCTTTGTGAAATGGTTCGCCGAGGAGGCGCGCCGCATCTACGGCGATACCATCCCGGCGCCGAGTGAGGATCGCCGTATCCTGGTGCTGAAACAGCCGGTCGGCGTGGCGGCAGCCATCACGCCGTGGAACTTCCCCATCGCCATGATCACCCGTAAAGTCGCTCCCGCGCTGGCGGCAGGCTGCCCGATTATCGTGAAGCCGTCGGAGCTGACGCCGCTGTCGGCGCTGGCGCTGGCGGTGCTGGCGGAGCGCGCCGGCTTCCCGGCTGGCGTACTGCAGGTGGTGACCGGCCTGCCAGCAGAGATCGGCGCGGCGCTCACCGGCAGCCCCCTGGTACGCAAGATCTCGTTCACCGGCTCGACGCGCATTGGTCAGCTGCTGATGCAGCAGAGCGCCGACAGCGTAAAGCGGCTGAGCCTGGAGCTGGGCGGCAATGCCCCTTTTATTGTTTTCGACGATGCCGATATCGATATCGCAGTGGCGGGCGTGATGGTCAGCAAATTCCGCAACGCCGGACAGACCTGCGTCTGCGCCAACCGTATTCTGGTGCAGCGCGGCATCTATCCGCGCTTCGCGGCGAAGCTGCTTGAAGCGGTTGCCACGCTGAAGGTGGGCGACGGCTTTGCGGTCGGCAGCACGATCGGTCCGCTGATCAACGACCGGGCGGTAGAGAAAGTTAACGGCCATATTGAGGATGCGCTGCGCCAGGGCGCGGAGCTGCTGACCGGCGGCGCCAGCCACGGCAACGGCACCTGGGTGCAGCCGACGGTGCTTGGCAAGGTCACGACGCAGATGCGTATCGCCCATGAAGAGACCTTTGGGCCGGTCGCGCCGCTGTTTATCTTTGATAAGGAAGAAGAGGCGATTGCGATGGCCAACGATACGCCCTTTGGCCTGGGAGCCTATTTTTTCACCGAAAATATTCGTCGCGCCTGGCGCGTGGCGGAATCGCTGGAATTTGGCATGGTCGGCTTTAATACCGGCGCAATCTCATTAGAAGTGGCGCCGTTCGGCGGCGTAAAATTATCAGGAATAGGCCGGGAAGGGTCGCGCTACGGCATCGAAGAATATCTGGAACAGAAAGCGTTTCATATTGGCAGCCTGAATTAATTCTTCTCTGTTTATCATTCTCTATTGCAAGCGTTTGTCGCATCTGCGGCAAACGCTTTTTTTATTTTGTGCGCTGCGTCGGCTTTTTCTCGCCGTTTGCCATTTTAGTGCAAGTTTCATGCGCGATGCACCACGGCAATGCATGAATTTTGTGAGCCAAATCATCTGTTTATTGGTTCGGCAATTACGCAAAATTTCCGCTTTCAATACGGCAGAAAATTTTTTTGCGCTGTTTTAAACGCATTTTTATTTTTTAGCTGACTGGCATACTTTCTGCATTACCAGTTTTCATGAGCTTATTCTCGCTGAATATAAGCGCTGCCAGTGCGCTAATTCCCTGACGGTTGACGGGTGCAACAAATAAGGATTTATCCATGTTAAGTTTCGACCCTGAAAAAGTTCCGCTTCCTGTCGGCCACTATATTGACGGCCATCACATTCAGACCCAGGGGACGGCGTTTGCGGTGAAACGTCCCTCGGACGGCAGAGTCTACGCCACGCTGCATGAGGCTGACGCCGCCGACGTTGACCGTGCGGTGCAGGCGGCGCACCAGGCGCTGAAAACCAGCGGCTGGTCAGGCTGCGCACCGCGCGAGCGGGGCCGGGTGCTGCGCCGCTGGGCCGATCTGATCGAGCAGGACAGCCTGCTGGCGCAGCTGGAGGCGCTGGGATCCACGCGCCCCGTCAGCGATGTGGTGCAGCATGAAATTCCCTTTACCGCTGAGGCGATCCGCTTCTACGCCGAGTGCGCCGACAAGTACAGCGGCGATCTCTTTCCGACGCGCGACAGCAGCCTTGGCATGCTGATCGCCGAGCCGTATGGCGTCGTGGGCGCCATTACGCCGTGGAATTTTCCGCTGTCGATGGCCTCGTGGAAATGCGGGCCGGCGCTGGCGGCAGGCAACGCGGTGGTGCTGAAACCCTCTGAACTGACGCCGTTCTCGACGGTGCGCATGGCGGAACTGGCGGTGCAGGCCGGCCTGCCGGCCGGGGTGCTCAATATTGTGCAGGGCAGTGGGGCGGTAACCGGCCATGCGCTGGTGACGCATTCGCTGGTGCGCAAGGTCTCCTTTACCGGCTCGACCCTGACCGGCGCGCGCATTATGAGCGACGTGGCGCAGCACGGCATGAAGCCGGTGACGCTGGAGCTGGGCGGCAAAAGCCCGCAGCTGGTGTTTGACGACGCGGGCGAAATCGAAGTGCTGGCGCAGCGCATCCTGCGCGGCTTTACCGCTAACGGCGGGCAGGCGTGCGTCGCGGGCACTCGCCTGATTGTGCAGCGCGCCATCGCCGCGCCGCTGCTCGATCGCCTCGCAACCCTGTGCAGCAGCGTGCGCCCCGGCGTCACCTGGCGCGACGACAGCCGCTACGCGCCGCTGATCGACGAACGCCAGGGGAATAAAGTCGCCTCGGTGATCGCCGCCGCGAAAGCGCAGGGCGCGGAGGTGCTGGTCGGCGGTGAGCGTTTCGCCGACACCGACGAGGGCTGGTTCTGGCAGCCGACGCTGCTGTGCGGCGTCGCTCAGGACAACCCGGCGGTGCAGCAGGAGATCTTCGGTCCGGTGCTGACGGTGCAGACCTTCGACGATGAAGAAGAGGGGCTGCAGCTGGCGGCGCACGAGATTTACGGCCTGTGCGCGGGGGTGCATACCCTGAGCCTGCCGCGCGCCATGCGCGCCATACGCGCCATCGAGGCGGGCACGGTCTGGGTAAACCGCTATGGCCGCTCTGGCGATTTCATCATTCCCACCGGCGGCTTTCTCGGCTCCGGCATCGGCAAAGATCTGGGGCGGCAGGCATTTCAGGCCTGCCAGCGCCAGAAAAGCGTACTGATCGATTTTTAACTTTTTATGATAGAGATGAGGTCGCGTCATGGCTCTGTTTAAACCGAAATACATCACCTTTGACTGTTACGGCACGCTGATTAACTTCGATATGGCGGGCGCGGCGGCGCGCTGCTTTGATGACCGCGTGGCGGCCGATAAGATGGCGGCCTTCACCACCGATTTCTCCCGCTACCGCCTGGATGAAGTGCTGGGTGCCTGGAAGCCTTACTACGACGTGGTGAGCAACGCGATACAGCGCACCTGCAAAAAGTGGGGCGTAGCGTGGGACAAGGCGGACAGCGACTTTATCTACACCGACTGCGCCACCTGGGGGCCGCACCCCGACGTGCCGGCCGGGCTGGCGAAGCTGGCGACCGAGTTCCCGCTGGTGCTGCTCAGCAACTCGATGAAAGATCTGCTGCCGCACCATATTCCGCGGCTGGGCGCGCCGATACACCTGGCGATTACCGCCGAAGAGGTGGGCGCCTACAAACCGCAGATGAAAGGCTTCGAGTATATGCTGCAGAAGCTCAACTGCCGGCCTGACGAGATCCTGCACGTCTCCTCCAGCTTCCGCTACGACCTGATGACGGCGCACGATCTCGGCATCACCCATAAAGCCTGGGTTAATCGCGGTCATGAGCCGGCAAACCCCTACTACGGCTATAGCGAAATCCCTGACATCGGCGGCCTGCCTGCCCTGGTCGGACTCTGAGGATCGCGCGATGAAACTCGAATCGTTCTGGCAGGCGACCGCGCCCTCGTTTCACGGCGCGGCGGAAAGGGCACTGCCGTCGCACGCCGACGTGGTGGTGATCGGCGGCGGCTTTACCGGCGTCTCGGCGGCGCTGAGCCTGGCGCGCAGCGGCCTTGACGTGGTGCTGCTGGAGGGCGGCGGCATGATGAGCCAGGCCTCGGCGCGCAACGGCGGCCACTGCAATACCGGGGTGGCACAGAACTTCGCCTCGCTGGTAGCGAGCCAGGGCATCGAGAAAGCCACGCGCTTCTACCGCGCCTACGACGACGCGGTAAGCTACGTCGAACAGCTGGTGCGCGACGAGCGGATCGACTGCGATTTCCGCCTGTGCGGCAAGCTCAAGCTCGCCAGCAAGGCGTCCCATTTCGCCGGGCTGCGCGAGGCCTGGGCGCTGATGCGTCGCACCGTCGATCCGGAGATTGAGCTGCTCGACCAGACGGCGATCCGCCGCGAAGTGAACAGCGACGCCTTTCACGGCGGGCTGCTGCAAAAGCGCGGCGGCCAGATGCATATGGGCAAGTTCGGCATTGGGCTGGCGGAAGCGGCGGCGCGCAGCGGGGCGAAGATTTTCCCGCACCACGCCGTGACCGGCCTGACCCGCCTTGACGGCTATCGCCACCGCGTGCAGACCGCCAGAGGAGAGATCCTCGCCGACAAGGTGCTGATGGCGACCGGCTGCTCCAACGTCGGCCCTTTTCGCTGGTTCCAGCGGCGCATCGTGCCGGTGGGCAGCTTTATCGTGGTGACGGAGCCGCTGGGCGACGCGTTAATCCGCCAGGTGCTGCCGCAGGATCGCACCTACGTCACCTCACTTAACCTCGGCAACTACTTTCGCACCACCGCCGACCGTCGGCTGGTGTTCGGCGGCCGCGCGCGCTTCGCGGTCAGCAATCCCACCTCTGATTCACGCAGCGGTGAAATTCTACAGGCCACGCTGGCCAGCCTCTTTCCGCCGCTGGCGCAGGCGCGCATCGACTACTGCTGGGGCGGCATGGTGGATATGTCCGCCGATCGGCTGCCGCATGCGGGCGAGCATGACGGCCTGTTCTACTCCATGGGCTACAGCGGTCACGGCACACAGATGTCGGTGTGGATGGGGGCGGTAATGGCCGATCTCATCGCGGAAAAAAGCAACCGCAATCCCTGGCAGCGCGACGCCTGGCCCGCACTGCCGGGCTATCACGGCAAGCCGTGGTTTTTGCCGCTGGCCGGACTCTATTACAAAGCCAAAGATCGTTTCTCTTGATGCTTGCATTCCAGGGGCTGAACCTTAACGCTTATTGAGGGTACGCAGATGAGTAAAAATGATAATAACGCGCTGACGCGCATGCTGACCGAAGGCACGCTGTCACGCCGCGGCCTGATGAAAATGCTCTCCGCCGGGGCGGTGATGAGCAGCGGCATTATCGGTTTTCCGCAGCTGGGCTTCGCCGCGGAAACGCCGGTAAAAGGCGGCAAAATCCGCGCCGCGATGTCTAACGCCTCCGCCACCGATACCCTTGACCCCGCCAAAGCCAACAACAGCGGCGATTACACCCGTCAGTACATGTTCTACAACGGCCTGACCGAGCTGGATAAGGATCTGAAAGCGCTGCCCGCGCTGGCCGCCTCCCTTGACTCCAGCGACGGCGTCACCTGGCAGATTAAGCTGCGCAGCGGCGTCACCTTCCACGACGGCAAGCCGCTGACCGCGAAAGATGTGGTCTATTCGCTCAGCCGCCATAAAGACGCGGCGGTCGCCTCAAACGCCTTTAAAATTGCCGAGCAGTTTAAAACCCTTAGCGCCGTCAATGATAACGAAGTACAGCTGGTGCTGAGCCAGGCAAACTTCGATCTGCCCTATATCCTCGCCGCGCCGCCGTTTTTGATCGTGCAGGACGGCACCAAAGCGTTCAACAAAGGCATCGGCACCGGGCCTTACGTCTGCAAGGAGTTTACCCCGGGCGTGCGCACGGTGGGCAGCAAAAATCCCAACTACTTTAAGCCGGGCCTGCCGCACCTCGACGAGGTAGAACTGCTGGGCGTCACCGACCAGGCGGCGCGCGTCAACGCGCTGATGTCGGGCGATCTGCATATCGTCTCGACCCTGAGCGCCAGCGACTGCAAGCGCATCAAGGCGACCAGCGATTTCGGGGTGCTGGAGAGCAAATCGGGCATGTATACCAACCTGATTGTGCGCACCGATATCAAGCCCGGCAGCAACGAAGATTTCGTGCTGGCGATGAAATACCTGCAGCCGCGCGAGATGCTGGTGAAAACCGTGCTGCAGGGCTACGGCGACGTCAGCAACGATACGCCGGTGCCGCCGTGGCATCCGCTCTAC encodes the following:
- a CDS encoding NAD(P)/FAD-dependent oxidoreductase translates to MKLESFWQATAPSFHGAAERALPSHADVVVIGGGFTGVSAALSLARSGLDVVLLEGGGMMSQASARNGGHCNTGVAQNFASLVASQGIEKATRFYRAYDDAVSYVEQLVRDERIDCDFRLCGKLKLASKASHFAGLREAWALMRRTVDPEIELLDQTAIRREVNSDAFHGGLLQKRGGQMHMGKFGIGLAEAAARSGAKIFPHHAVTGLTRLDGYRHRVQTARGEILADKVLMATGCSNVGPFRWFQRRIVPVGSFIVVTEPLGDALIRQVLPQDRTYVTSLNLGNYFRTTADRRLVFGGRARFAVSNPTSDSRSGEILQATLASLFPPLAQARIDYCWGGMVDMSADRLPHAGEHDGLFYSMGYSGHGTQMSVWMGAVMADLIAEKSNRNPWQRDAWPALPGYHGKPWFLPLAGLYYKAKDRFS
- a CDS encoding O-methyltransferase codes for the protein MSDHMWRAVDDYFIQTLVKPDATLASVLARNAAAGLPPIDVAANQGKLLYLLARMMNASRILEIGTLGGYSTLWLARALPKNGKIVTLEFSPQHAQVARENFAEAGVTDKVELLVGPALESLPQLQGPFDMIFIDADKRNNPHYLRWALQLARVGSVIIGDNVVRSGRIVDSQSADENVQGLRQYLRDVGESPHLTATALQTVGSKGWDGLQLAIVESLPD
- a CDS encoding Hcp family type VI secretion system effector, producing MSNPAYLWLTDENGSPIVGPSLVSGREGAIELKSFTHNVNIPVNGNTGRLTGTRVHMPIMFQKEFDRVTPLLFRALSTGKTLHSATIKMYQINEAGREQEYFNIILQGVKLIAITPDLYPGAQTGTHLETVLLRYEKITWKHCDGNIVFTDAWNERATY
- a CDS encoding NAD-dependent succinate-semialdehyde dehydrogenase, which translates into the protein MSRLQLKDSSLLRQQALFDGRWQDARNGETLPVVDPATRETLATIPALGRAETEAAIACADAVRIAWGKTPNASRAALLEKWHQLILDNAEDLATIMTAEQGKPLAEAKGEVLYGASFVKWFAEEARRIYGDTIPAPSEDRRILVLKQPVGVAAAITPWNFPIAMITRKVAPALAAGCPIIVKPSELTPLSALALAVLAERAGFPAGVLQVVTGLPAEIGAALTGSPLVRKISFTGSTRIGQLLMQQSADSVKRLSLELGGNAPFIVFDDADIDIAVAGVMVSKFRNAGQTCVCANRILVQRGIYPRFAAKLLEAVATLKVGDGFAVGSTIGPLINDRAVEKVNGHIEDALRQGAELLTGGASHGNGTWVQPTVLGKVTTQMRIAHEETFGPVAPLFIFDKEEEAIAMANDTPFGLGAYFFTENIRRAWRVAESLEFGMVGFNTGAISLEVAPFGGVKLSGIGREGSRYGIEEYLEQKAFHIGSLN
- the nac gene encoding nitrogen assimilation transcriptional regulator NAC, coding for MNLRRLKYFVKIVDIGSLTQAAEVLHIAQPALSQQVATLENELDQQLLIRTKRGVTPTEAGKILYAHARTILRQCEQAQTAVVNAGQALSGQVSIGMAPGTAASSLTMPLLQTVREQHPEILVYLHENSGSSLNEKVMSGQLDMAVLYDRAPTAGITSLPLMKEELYLVGATDCPGGSVDLAEVAQMSLFLPRDYSAVRKRVDEAFSLRRLSARIIGEIESLSMLTAAVASGMGVTVLPESAARALVGSTQAWMARINSPALNLPLSLNVSARLPLSPSAQAVKDILLSLLNKPMAEERALLLVS
- a CDS encoding aldehyde dehydrogenase family protein; amino-acid sequence: MLSFDPEKVPLPVGHYIDGHHIQTQGTAFAVKRPSDGRVYATLHEADAADVDRAVQAAHQALKTSGWSGCAPRERGRVLRRWADLIEQDSLLAQLEALGSTRPVSDVVQHEIPFTAEAIRFYAECADKYSGDLFPTRDSSLGMLIAEPYGVVGAITPWNFPLSMASWKCGPALAAGNAVVLKPSELTPFSTVRMAELAVQAGLPAGVLNIVQGSGAVTGHALVTHSLVRKVSFTGSTLTGARIMSDVAQHGMKPVTLELGGKSPQLVFDDAGEIEVLAQRILRGFTANGGQACVAGTRLIVQRAIAAPLLDRLATLCSSVRPGVTWRDDSRYAPLIDERQGNKVASVIAAAKAQGAEVLVGGERFADTDEGWFWQPTLLCGVAQDNPAVQQEIFGPVLTVQTFDDEEEGLQLAAHEIYGLCAGVHTLSLPRAMRAIRAIEAGTVWVNRYGRSGDFIIPTGGFLGSGIGKDLGRQAFQACQRQKSVLIDF
- the cbl gene encoding HTH-type transcriptional regulator Cbl; protein product: MNFQQLKIIREAARCEFNLTEVANTLFTSQSGVSRHIRDLEDELGVEIFIRRGKRLLGMTEPGKALLTIAERILDEAGKVRRLADVFTNETSGILTIATTHTQARYSLPRVIKAFRQLYPNVRLELNQGSPQEIVAMLLAGEADVGIASELLVNNPSLAAFPWFSWHHALLVPSDHELVQQQPVSLGTLSRYPLITYRQGITGRSRVDRAFQAAGLKPDIVLSAQDSDVVKTYVELGLGVGILADQACDIQPEESLVRIDARHLFDANTVWLGLKRGQLQRNYVWQFMELCNANLSLEEIKRQALSYQSVEEPAIDFQI
- a CDS encoding haloacid dehalogenase type II, which codes for MALFKPKYITFDCYGTLINFDMAGAAARCFDDRVAADKMAAFTTDFSRYRLDEVLGAWKPYYDVVSNAIQRTCKKWGVAWDKADSDFIYTDCATWGPHPDVPAGLAKLATEFPLVLLSNSMKDLLPHHIPRLGAPIHLAITAEEVGAYKPQMKGFEYMLQKLNCRPDEILHVSSSFRYDLMTAHDLGITHKAWVNRGHEPANPYYGYSEIPDIGGLPALVGL
- a CDS encoding ABC transporter substrate-binding protein, giving the protein MSKNDNNALTRMLTEGTLSRRGLMKMLSAGAVMSSGIIGFPQLGFAAETPVKGGKIRAAMSNASATDTLDPAKANNSGDYTRQYMFYNGLTELDKDLKALPALAASLDSSDGVTWQIKLRSGVTFHDGKPLTAKDVVYSLSRHKDAAVASNAFKIAEQFKTLSAVNDNEVQLVLSQANFDLPYILAAPPFLIVQDGTKAFNKGIGTGPYVCKEFTPGVRTVGSKNPNYFKPGLPHLDEVELLGVTDQAARVNALMSGDLHIVSTLSASDCKRIKATSDFGVLESKSGMYTNLIVRTDIKPGSNEDFVLAMKYLQPREMLVKTVLQGYGDVSNDTPVPPWHPLYNAELKPRPLDVEKAKFHIEKAGMKGATVEIVTTPNIEGAVEGGQLIQQVARNAGITIKVRRVPYDGYWSTHWTKDPVGYGSINPRPTLDMLFSQFYLSGAPNNESGWKNAQFDQLVVAARGEREQAKRKQMYGDMQKLIYDHCGTIIPTFISSTDGYSKKVKGVEAWPSGMMMGYRFHEFAWLSA